A section of the Solitalea canadensis DSM 3403 genome encodes:
- a CDS encoding DUF6377 domain-containing protein — translation MKHLFTFFALLFSCNLIFANGVPDSTLIKLDAAIDNHQFYEDQKIKQLKVLKERAQRSEKLSLEQQYKLYSALYDEYRSYSYDSSFVYINKLRAIADKLNDPVKQEAVKIKLGFILLSSGMFKEGFDTLRVVKTKLLPTPLKQEFFSLMGASYYNLGDYNKDNFYTAKYNQLGSRYIDSALAISDPNSYEYLSSQALKFLKENKTDSSLKQFQTVLENFKLSKHQYAIVTSTLSDIYIRKGETDQAIQLLAEAAIADIQSSTKETTAILILANLLYQKGDVKRAYDYIKYASEDAAFYGARQRKIQVSAIMPIIAGEKLNSIEAQKRALILYSSIITLLSLLVIGFVVIIFKQVKKLKEAEKTIKASNTSLQAMNHLLMEAEKIKEEYIGYSFHINSKYIDKIERFKKNIDQNLTARKFDEIKLHVNRIDPKKEREELYHGFDKVFLRLFPHFITDFNSLFKDDDQIKLSGIELLNTELRIFALIRLGITDNEKIAQILDFSVNTIYSYKTRIKNRSLVPNEAFEDRIMAIKAI, via the coding sequence ATGAAACACCTGTTTACCTTTTTTGCGCTTCTGTTTTCATGTAATTTAATCTTTGCCAATGGAGTACCTGATAGTACACTGATAAAATTGGATGCTGCAATAGATAATCACCAGTTTTATGAGGATCAAAAGATTAAACAGCTAAAAGTTTTAAAAGAACGGGCTCAACGATCAGAAAAACTTAGTCTGGAACAACAATACAAACTTTACTCAGCATTGTATGATGAATACCGTTCATACAGCTATGATTCGTCATTTGTATACATCAATAAGCTTCGTGCAATTGCCGACAAACTTAACGATCCGGTAAAACAGGAGGCTGTTAAAATTAAATTGGGCTTTATATTATTATCGTCGGGTATGTTCAAAGAAGGTTTTGACACTTTGCGAGTTGTAAAAACCAAACTGTTGCCCACTCCACTAAAGCAAGAGTTCTTCTCATTAATGGGAGCATCTTATTACAATTTGGGCGATTACAATAAAGACAATTTTTATACAGCAAAATATAACCAATTAGGTAGTCGCTATATTGATTCAGCATTGGCGATAAGTGACCCTAACTCATATGAATACTTATCCTCACAAGCTTTAAAATTCCTGAAAGAAAACAAAACGGATAGTTCTCTGAAGCAATTTCAAACAGTTTTGGAGAACTTTAAACTTAGTAAACATCAATACGCAATCGTAACTTCTACATTAAGCGATATTTATATCCGAAAGGGAGAAACAGATCAGGCGATACAACTTTTAGCTGAAGCTGCAATAGCAGATATTCAGTCTTCAACAAAAGAAACAACGGCCATATTAATTCTCGCCAACCTACTTTATCAGAAAGGAGATGTAAAACGTGCTTATGATTATATAAAATATGCATCTGAAGATGCAGCATTTTATGGAGCCCGTCAGCGTAAAATTCAGGTAAGCGCTATTATGCCAATTATTGCCGGAGAGAAATTAAACAGTATTGAAGCTCAAAAAAGGGCATTGATTTTATACTCTTCTATTATTACCCTCCTTTCCTTATTGGTAATTGGTTTTGTAGTGATCATCTTTAAGCAAGTTAAAAAACTGAAAGAGGCTGAAAAAACGATTAAAGCATCGAATACCTCACTACAGGCGATGAATCACTTATTAATGGAAGCTGAAAAAATCAAGGAAGAATACATTGGTTACTCCTTCCACATTAATTCTAAGTACATTGATAAGATCGAACGATTCAAGAAAAATATCGATCAGAATCTTACTGCAAGAAAATTTGATGAAATTAAGTTGCACGTAAACCGGATCGACCCTAAAAAAGAGCGGGAAGAATTGTATCATGGATTCGACAAAGTTTTCCTGCGATTATTCCCCCATTTCATCACCGATTTTAATTCGTTATTCAAAGATGATGATCAGATCAAACTTTCAGGTATTGAGTTACTAAACACTGAACTCCGCATTTTTGCACTCATTCGATTAGGCATTACGGACAATGAGAAGATTGCACAGATCCTTGATTTCTCCGTTAACACCATTTATTCCTATAAAACCCGTATAAAGAACAGATCATTGGTTCCTAATGAAGCGTTTGAAGACCGGATAATGGCCATAAAAGCCATTTAA
- a CDS encoding DUF5004 domain-containing protein, which yields MKTRSQKALFGCLLMFIIATSVGCEKKDDGSYVAPITRYEKINGKWQLTNLTQTDELAKATGGTLTQVALFSKFGFKDLQMTFNVDAQGEPTSYSVSGTAPELFAKSGFWSMDSPFTTGKTAKMYLYADEAKSQKTDELEVTTVPGATNVLELRLVRSSEGTPFLSYQFSLKPVE from the coding sequence ATGAAAACAAGAAGTCAAAAAGCTCTTTTTGGCTGTCTGCTGATGTTCATTATTGCTACATCTGTGGGCTGTGAAAAGAAAGACGACGGAAGCTACGTGGCCCCTATTACCCGTTACGAAAAAATCAATGGTAAATGGCAGCTTACCAACCTGACCCAAACAGACGAACTTGCCAAAGCTACAGGAGGAACCTTAACCCAGGTTGCTTTATTCTCAAAATTTGGTTTTAAAGATTTGCAAATGACCTTTAATGTCGATGCACAAGGTGAACCTACCAGTTACTCGGTTAGCGGAACAGCTCCTGAACTTTTCGCAAAATCAGGTTTTTGGAGTATGGATTCTCCATTTACTACCGGAAAAACTGCCAAAATGTATTTGTATGCAGATGAGGCGAAATCACAAAAAACGGATGAATTGGAGGTAACTACCGTTCCGGGAGCAACCAATGTATTAGAGCTTCGCCTCGTACGTTCATCAGAAGGTACCCCTTTCCTATCCTATCAATTTTCTTTAAAACCTGTTGAATAG
- a CDS encoding SusC/RagA family TonB-linked outer membrane protein, which yields MNVHKLLKYKLALLLFLCMSIIANANSNSYLFADITVKGSVLDNKGTPLPGVSVTVKGSSTGTTTDADGKFSLKVDDKAVLRFAFIGFEAVELPASSSAMRIVLQESVTNLSQVTVVSIGYGTARKNDLTGAINSVNANKFNKGVITSTEQVLQGRVAGLTVNRAGGDPVNGSSMRLRGGTSLTASSYPLVVVDGVLGADINTISPDDIESMDVLKDASAAAIYGARAANGVIIVNTKRPASGRVKIDYTGYASFGYAANTIDMLSANQWRQYVRDKNIGGAVDYGASTDWQDAVTQNAFSQNHSLSLSGGTEKSSYRASVNFLQNNGVVITSKLNRINGKINVTQKAIKDRLNIDVSLSSTYDEFNPIDYSALRYMYNVNPTMPIFDADGNYFEARGNLDYNNPVAQLKQRRNDQTRNRFLGVTKFDFEIIKGLKAVANLSYINNSFENLFYVPSNSMSGQSDQGFGQQDGNTVKEKLMELYMNYDTKFGNDHVLNVVGGYSYFDSTNEWYGLQRRGFDSDIFGYYNLGSGQDYRVGDLWNGKANWKLISFFGRASYNYKGKYMISGTLRNDGSSKFGSNNKWGLFPSGAIGWNMADENFMKDVQWLDQLKLRVGYGLTGNQEGIAPYTSLALTGPLNGELYYDSASNSWKNAYGPIQNPNPNLKWETTTQLDIGADFTLFKRLTGTVDFYNKKTKDLLYTYRVPQPPYLYSTILANVGNLTNKGVELTLSANVYNTDNFKWNIDFNVAKNKQEITKLSNQVYTTEAVYSGLLVNRGFSNIYTQVIKEGYAPGTFWGPKYLGLDENGKFILEDLNGDGQITEADGQFLGDSQPDFSGGLGMSFNYKNWDAGFSMYGLFGQKLLNATGMSITDDNRLPSNNVPDESLKDQLTDQARFSSYWIENGSFVRLQYLTLGYKFNTKATSWLRNARVYVTGENLFVITKYKGADPEVSLDGLSMPGIDNFITPAGSSNPGSYPKARTFSLGLSLSF from the coding sequence ATGAACGTACATAAACTATTAAAATATAAACTGGCATTGCTCCTGTTCTTATGCATGAGCATCATAGCCAACGCAAATAGTAACAGTTATCTGTTTGCAGACATTACCGTTAAAGGATCTGTATTAGATAATAAAGGAACACCACTACCCGGCGTTTCGGTAACGGTAAAAGGATCAAGTACCGGCACTACTACTGATGCCGATGGAAAATTTAGTTTAAAGGTGGATGACAAGGCTGTTTTGCGCTTTGCATTCATTGGGTTTGAAGCGGTAGAATTACCTGCCAGTTCTTCTGCCATGAGAATTGTATTACAAGAAAGTGTAACTAACCTTTCGCAAGTAACTGTGGTGTCTATCGGATACGGTACAGCCCGTAAAAACGACCTTACCGGTGCTATCAACTCTGTAAACGCTAACAAGTTTAACAAGGGAGTAATTACTTCTACTGAACAGGTATTACAGGGTCGCGTTGCTGGTTTAACCGTTAACCGTGCAGGCGGTGATCCGGTAAATGGTTCATCTATGCGCTTACGCGGAGGAACTTCGTTAACTGCCAGCAGTTATCCTTTGGTGGTAGTTGATGGTGTTTTAGGAGCTGATATTAATACAATTTCTCCTGATGACATTGAGTCGATGGATGTATTAAAAGATGCTTCTGCGGCTGCTATCTATGGAGCCAGAGCTGCTAATGGTGTAATTATCGTTAATACTAAGCGTCCTGCTAGCGGTCGTGTAAAAATCGACTATACAGGTTATGCTTCTTTTGGTTATGCAGCAAACACGATCGATATGTTATCTGCCAACCAGTGGAGACAATATGTGAGAGACAAAAATATTGGCGGAGCAGTGGATTACGGAGCATCAACCGATTGGCAAGATGCTGTGACTCAAAATGCATTTTCGCAAAACCATAGTCTTTCACTTTCAGGAGGAACAGAAAAAAGCTCTTACCGTGCTTCAGTAAATTTCCTTCAAAACAATGGCGTTGTTATCACCAGCAAATTGAATCGTATTAACGGAAAAATTAACGTAACTCAGAAAGCGATCAAGGATAGGCTAAACATTGATGTAAGCTTGAGTTCTACTTATGATGAATTCAATCCTATTGATTATAGTGCATTGCGTTACATGTACAATGTAAACCCAACAATGCCAATTTTCGATGCTGATGGTAATTATTTTGAGGCAAGAGGAAATCTTGATTATAACAACCCTGTTGCGCAACTTAAACAACGTAGAAATGATCAGACTCGTAATCGCTTTTTAGGAGTTACGAAGTTTGATTTTGAAATAATTAAAGGATTAAAGGCTGTTGCCAACCTTTCATACATCAACAACTCATTTGAGAATTTATTTTATGTACCTTCAAACTCCATGAGTGGCCAGTCAGATCAAGGGTTTGGTCAGCAAGACGGTAATACCGTTAAGGAAAAACTGATGGAGCTTTACATGAACTATGATACCAAGTTTGGTAATGATCATGTGCTGAATGTGGTGGGTGGTTATTCTTACTTCGACAGTACTAATGAATGGTATGGCTTACAACGCAGAGGTTTTGACTCAGACATCTTTGGTTATTATAACCTAGGTTCTGGTCAGGATTACCGTGTGGGCGATCTGTGGAACGGAAAAGCAAACTGGAAACTGATCTCTTTCTTTGGTCGTGCAAGCTACAACTACAAAGGCAAGTACATGATTTCTGGAACATTACGTAATGACGGTTCTTCGAAATTCGGCTCAAACAACAAATGGGGACTATTCCCCTCAGGTGCGATCGGCTGGAACATGGCTGACGAAAACTTCATGAAAGACGTTCAGTGGTTAGATCAATTAAAATTAAGAGTTGGCTATGGTTTAACCGGTAACCAGGAGGGTATTGCACCTTATACTTCATTAGCTTTAACCGGCCCGCTTAATGGCGAGTTGTATTATGATTCGGCAAGCAACAGCTGGAAAAACGCCTATGGACCAATTCAGAATCCTAATCCTAACTTAAAATGGGAAACAACTACTCAGCTAGATATCGGTGCTGACTTCACTCTATTCAAAAGATTAACCGGTACTGTTGATTTCTACAATAAGAAAACTAAAGACTTGTTGTATACCTATCGTGTTCCTCAACCTCCTTACTTGTATAGCACTATCCTTGCCAATGTGGGTAACTTAACCAATAAGGGTGTTGAGTTAACGTTAAGTGCCAATGTTTACAATACTGATAATTTCAAATGGAACATCGACTTTAACGTGGCTAAAAATAAACAAGAAATCACCAAACTGTCTAACCAGGTTTATACTACCGAAGCTGTTTACAGTGGGTTATTGGTTAACCGTGGTTTCTCAAATATCTATACTCAAGTTATCAAAGAAGGTTATGCTCCTGGTACTTTCTGGGGACCAAAATATCTTGGACTTGACGAAAATGGCAAATTCATTCTGGAAGATTTGAATGGTGACGGACAAATAACTGAAGCTGACGGACAGTTTTTAGGTGATTCACAACCTGACTTTAGCGGAGGTTTAGGTATGAGCTTCAACTACAAAAACTGGGATGCTGGTTTCTCGATGTATGGCTTATTTGGTCAGAAGTTATTAAACGCAACCGGAATGAGTATTACTGACGATAATCGTTTGCCTTCAAATAACGTACCTGATGAATCATTAAAAGATCAATTAACTGACCAGGCTCGTTTCTCAAGTTACTGGATCGAAAACGGATCATTTGTTCGCTTACAGTATTTAACCTTAGGATACAAGTTCAACACTAAAGCTACTTCATGGTTACGCAATGCACGTGTTTACGTAACTGGTGAAAACCTGTTCGTGATCACTAAATATAAAGGTGCAGATCCCGAAGTTAGTCTGGATGGTCTTTCAATGCCTGGTATTGACAACTTCATTACACCAGCCGGAAGCAGCAACCCTGGTTCATATCCTAAAGCAAGAACATTCTCATTAGGATTAAGCTTATCATTCTAA
- a CDS encoding RagB/SusD family nutrient uptake outer membrane protein — protein sequence MKKKLLYLPLIPLLLTVNSCTNLDEKLYSTIPTDEYGKTPQEIETIVGRAYASLRGYAGHFPLDYTYELNENASDEAVIPTRGTDWYDGGVHQRVQRHQWRADENLIQATWEMLYSGITIVNSIIYQVDQSTLTDAQKANVKAELRGIRAYYYYRLCDMFGNVPLQTDYTDQELKAKSPRAEVYAFIESELKDIVGKLPATGYGKFTKAVGYSLLARLYLNAEVFAGTPKWQECIDACDQVTGYSLQPNFLDNFLTENQGSVENIFVIPYDATVTLGNYKQSLALHYQARVAFQTTADFVNGYCCEPGVYGKFEETDARRKGLLQGPLLAPDGSQLLQSDGNPVNFTDAVSLESATQSDGVRDVKYQISKGDKWERSNDYVLIRYAEVTLMKAEALVRLGRAGQAQPLVAAVRQRAGVTTPETIDIDFLYDELLREFLFEEHRRTDQIRFGKFGVPGWEMNVTEKTREIYPIPTSAIQTNNKLIQNPGY from the coding sequence ATGAAAAAGAAACTATTATATCTACCATTAATACCACTATTGTTAACGGTTAACAGTTGTACGAACCTTGATGAGAAGTTATACAGTACCATCCCTACCGATGAGTATGGTAAAACCCCTCAAGAAATTGAAACTATTGTGGGCCGTGCCTATGCCTCATTACGCGGCTATGCAGGTCACTTCCCACTTGATTATACTTATGAGTTGAATGAAAATGCTTCTGACGAAGCAGTAATCCCAACACGTGGTACAGACTGGTATGACGGTGGGGTTCACCAACGTGTTCAGCGCCACCAGTGGAGAGCCGATGAAAACCTTATTCAGGCTACCTGGGAAATGCTTTATTCAGGTATCACTATTGTTAACTCAATTATTTATCAGGTAGACCAGTCTACCCTTACAGATGCTCAAAAAGCAAATGTAAAAGCCGAATTAAGAGGCATCAGAGCTTATTACTACTACCGCCTGTGCGATATGTTCGGTAATGTTCCTTTACAAACAGATTACACCGATCAGGAATTAAAAGCAAAATCACCACGTGCAGAAGTGTATGCTTTCATTGAAAGTGAACTGAAGGACATCGTAGGCAAATTACCTGCTACCGGATATGGTAAGTTCACTAAAGCTGTTGGTTATAGTTTACTGGCTCGTTTATACCTGAATGCTGAGGTATTTGCAGGAACTCCAAAATGGCAGGAATGTATTGATGCCTGCGATCAGGTAACCGGATATTCGCTTCAACCTAATTTCCTTGATAATTTCTTAACAGAAAATCAGGGCTCGGTGGAGAATATCTTTGTTATTCCTTACGATGCTACTGTAACCTTGGGTAACTATAAACAATCACTTGCATTGCACTATCAGGCAAGAGTAGCATTCCAAACAACTGCTGATTTTGTAAACGGTTATTGCTGCGAACCTGGTGTGTACGGAAAATTCGAAGAAACTGATGCTCGCCGTAAAGGTTTGCTGCAAGGTCCTCTTTTAGCTCCTGATGGTTCTCAATTATTACAATCAGATGGTAATCCGGTGAACTTTACAGATGCGGTAAGCCTTGAAAGCGCTACCCAAAGTGATGGTGTAAGAGATGTTAAATACCAGATTTCTAAAGGTGATAAATGGGAAAGGAGCAACGACTATGTGTTGATCCGTTATGCAGAAGTGACGTTAATGAAAGCTGAAGCGTTGGTCAGGTTAGGCCGTGCCGGACAAGCGCAGCCTTTGGTTGCAGCGGTAAGACAAAGAGCTGGCGTTACAACACCTGAGACAATTGATATCGACTTCCTGTACGATGAGTTGTTAAGAGAGTTCTTATTTGAAGAACACAGAAGAACTGATCAGATTCGCTTTGGCAAATTTGGTGTGCCAGGTTGGGAGATGAATGTAACAGAAAAAACCCGTGAGATTTACCCGATTCCAACTTCAGCTATTCAAACCAATAATAAGCTAATTCAGAATCCGGGATATTAA
- a CDS encoding glycoside hydrolase family 71/99-like protein: MKKTLLLIGTTLSLWACGKSSDDSQPKQEEFKVTAHAPIPVQKTVAKKVYVHLMPWFESKETSPDGKWGQHWTMQNKNPDIIDGSGKRQIAAHFYPLTGPYASGDASIIEYQLLLMKLSGIDGVFIDWPGTTNLYDYPLLVKNTEKLIAKLDKVGLTFAIVYEDQNINIAYNAKVITDKLAAAQQDMIYLQQNYFNKSSYIKADRKPLLLVFGPQTFGSEDEWTNVFNPLNPKPSFFTLWNTSSKAGKNAVGEFAWVYQNNLTDLQNFYGNSYKGIKIASAYPGFKDFYSEGGWGSKLFTIDHNNISTFNSTLDLALQSGSNSIQLVTWNDYGEGTMIEPTKEFGYGFLTALQSKLGVSNSQTDLELISKLYELRKKFPNAAENQKKMDQVFYNLVSGRINEAKILIQKIN, translated from the coding sequence ATGAAAAAGACTTTATTGTTAATTGGTACGACTCTATCGTTATGGGCTTGTGGAAAGTCTTCGGATGATTCACAGCCCAAACAAGAGGAGTTCAAGGTAACCGCCCACGCACCTATCCCGGTTCAAAAAACCGTAGCTAAAAAGGTGTATGTGCATTTGATGCCTTGGTTCGAATCAAAAGAAACCAGTCCGGATGGAAAATGGGGCCAGCACTGGACCATGCAAAACAAAAACCCTGATATTATTGATGGCAGCGGTAAAAGACAAATAGCAGCTCATTTTTATCCTCTTACAGGCCCTTATGCTTCGGGAGATGCTTCTATTATTGAATACCAGCTGTTATTGATGAAACTTTCGGGAATCGATGGTGTGTTTATTGACTGGCCCGGAACAACGAACCTTTACGATTATCCTTTACTGGTAAAAAATACCGAGAAATTGATTGCCAAGTTGGATAAAGTAGGTTTAACCTTTGCCATCGTTTATGAGGATCAAAACATCAATATTGCTTACAACGCCAAGGTTATCACAGATAAACTTGCTGCAGCACAGCAAGACATGATCTATCTGCAGCAAAATTATTTCAACAAATCTTCTTATATCAAAGCTGATCGGAAACCGTTACTATTGGTTTTCGGTCCGCAAACATTTGGTTCTGAAGATGAGTGGACCAATGTTTTCAACCCACTTAATCCAAAACCTTCATTTTTTACTTTATGGAACACTTCCAGTAAGGCAGGAAAAAATGCGGTCGGTGAGTTCGCCTGGGTTTATCAAAACAATCTTACAGATCTGCAAAACTTTTACGGTAACAGTTATAAGGGAATTAAAATCGCCTCAGCCTACCCTGGCTTCAAAGATTTTTATTCTGAAGGAGGCTGGGGATCTAAACTGTTTACAATTGATCATAACAATATCAGTACATTTAATTCAACGCTTGACCTTGCTTTACAAAGCGGATCAAACAGCATTCAACTGGTAACATGGAATGATTACGGAGAAGGAACTATGATCGAACCTACCAAAGAATTTGGTTATGGCTTCTTGACTGCGTTGCAATCAAAACTGGGAGTTTCCAATTCACAGACTGATCTGGAACTTATTTCTAAGCTCTACGAACTCAGGAAAAAATTCCCTAATGCTGCCGAGAACCAGAAAAAAATGGATCAGGTGTTTTATAACCTGGTTTCCGGAAGAATCAATGAAGCTAAAATCTTAATTCAGAAAATTAACTAA
- a CDS encoding glycoside hydrolase family 97 protein, translated as MKKIALLCLFLIACTTYSSCQNKAQSLSVKSPDGNIQIAFILKDGVPYYSVTKKNLTLIAESRLGFTIKDQPALDKDFKVVSSKNDSFDETWTQPWGEVKDIRNNYKSLTIALQEKGGKKRKMNIVFKAYNDGIGFRYEIPEQASLKEYQITDELTEFAMTRDYDTWWIPAYGDEQDSEYLFTKSKLSALNQNVHTPLTMELNDSLFVSIHEAALVDYASMTLKPEGLKLKGDLVPWSDGIKVKVSGALKTPWRSIQIADKPGDLITSYLILNLNDPNKLTDISYIKPGKYTGIWWGMHLKTQSWGSGSIHGATTKNVEEMIDFSKKHNIQGVLAEGWNTGWDGDWVKDGGFSFTQSYPDYDLAKLSKYAQECGITLIAHHETGGNVANYDRQLLDAYKLLQDNNIHAVKTGYVNKRINGKEYHQGQFMVNHYNRVMQVAADHKVMLDVHEPIKDTGLRRTYPNMMTREGARGTEYEAWSSGNPPAHTTILPFTRGLAGPIDYTPGIFDILFKNDSNFRVHTTLAKQLALYVVIYSPLQMAADLPQNYVNQPAFKFIEDVPTDWDNTKVLDAKIGQFITVVRKDRKTNDWYLGSITNENSRSINIKLDFLTPGKKYIAEVYADGADCNWETNPLPVSITQTEVNADSTLKLNLASGGGQAIRFKAID; from the coding sequence ATGAAAAAAATCGCATTGCTCTGTCTCTTTCTCATTGCATGTACAACCTATTCAAGTTGTCAGAATAAGGCGCAGTCATTATCGGTAAAATCACCGGACGGAAACATTCAAATTGCATTCATACTCAAAGATGGAGTTCCTTATTACTCGGTGACGAAGAAAAACTTAACACTGATAGCCGAGTCTCGCTTAGGTTTTACCATAAAAGATCAGCCGGCTCTTGATAAAGATTTTAAGGTTGTATCTTCTAAAAATGACTCTTTTGATGAAACCTGGACTCAACCTTGGGGAGAGGTAAAAGACATCCGGAATAACTATAAAAGCTTAACAATCGCTCTTCAGGAAAAAGGTGGTAAAAAACGCAAAATGAACATTGTGTTTAAAGCTTACAATGACGGTATTGGTTTTAGGTATGAAATTCCTGAACAAGCTTCATTAAAAGAATACCAAATAACTGATGAGCTTACAGAGTTCGCTATGACTCGCGATTATGATACATGGTGGATTCCTGCGTATGGCGACGAACAAGACTCTGAATACCTTTTCACAAAAAGCAAACTATCAGCGCTGAATCAAAACGTTCATACTCCGCTTACAATGGAGCTTAACGATAGCTTATTTGTAAGTATTCATGAAGCAGCCTTAGTAGACTATGCTTCTATGACATTAAAGCCGGAAGGATTAAAGCTTAAAGGAGATTTGGTTCCATGGTCAGATGGTATTAAAGTAAAAGTTTCAGGCGCATTAAAAACACCTTGGAGAAGCATTCAGATTGCCGATAAACCTGGCGACTTAATTACTTCTTACCTGATTTTAAACCTGAATGACCCAAACAAGTTAACTGATATTTCTTACATCAAACCAGGAAAGTATACCGGAATCTGGTGGGGCATGCACCTTAAAACTCAATCATGGGGCTCAGGATCGATACATGGGGCTACCACAAAAAATGTGGAAGAAATGATTGATTTCTCTAAAAAACATAACATTCAGGGTGTATTGGCAGAAGGCTGGAATACTGGTTGGGATGGCGACTGGGTAAAGGATGGAGGATTCAGCTTTACTCAATCGTACCCTGATTATGACTTAGCTAAACTAAGTAAATATGCACAGGAGTGTGGTATTACCCTAATTGCACACCATGAAACAGGCGGAAATGTTGCTAACTACGACCGTCAATTGCTTGATGCTTATAAACTATTACAGGATAATAACATCCATGCTGTTAAAACAGGTTATGTTAATAAACGTATCAATGGCAAAGAATACCACCAGGGACAATTTATGGTGAACCATTACAACCGTGTAATGCAGGTAGCTGCTGATCATAAAGTAATGCTGGATGTTCATGAGCCAATAAAAGATACCGGTTTACGCAGAACTTACCCTAACATGATGACACGCGAAGGTGCTCGTGGAACTGAATATGAAGCATGGAGTTCAGGCAATCCTCCTGCCCACACTACAATTTTACCTTTCACCCGTGGCTTAGCCGGACCAATTGATTATACTCCTGGCATCTTCGATATACTGTTTAAAAATGACAGTAATTTCAGGGTTCACACTACACTTGCCAAACAACTGGCGCTATATGTGGTAATTTACAGTCCGCTGCAAATGGCTGCTGATCTTCCACAGAATTATGTTAATCAACCGGCATTTAAGTTTATCGAAGATGTTCCAACAGATTGGGATAACACCAAAGTTTTGGATGCCAAAATCGGACAGTTTATTACCGTTGTTCGCAAAGACCGCAAAACCAACGATTGGTACTTGGGTAGTATTACCAATGAAAACAGCCGTTCAATAAATATAAAACTTGATTTCCTTACTCCAGGCAAAAAATACATAGCCGAAGTTTATGCAGACGGGGCCGATTGTAATTGGGAAACCAACCCATTACCTGTCTCAATTACTCAGACAGAGGTTAATGCTGATTCTACTTTAAAACTTAACCTGGCTTCAGGTGGTGGACAAGCGATCAGGTTCAAAGCAATAGATTAA
- a CDS encoding glycerophosphodiester phosphodiesterase, whose protein sequence is MRFLYLLAFITVYASSAFAQKNTWNDNIVIAHRGAWKKNNLPENSIAALKQAIKLKCYGSEFDVHMTSDSILVVNHDPEFLGIKIETSTYDELLQKSLSNGEKIPTLSNYLKAGMKQKKTKLILEIKPSVISPERTLALTEKVVAMVTKLKADKWIEYISFSYDATKKVVELKPQAKVYYLKGDVSAEQLAADKLYGADYHFSVFKKGDWFADAKKYKLHLNAWTVNKEEDMNWLLDNKVDFITTNEPELLFELIGKR, encoded by the coding sequence ATGAGATTCCTTTATTTACTAGCCTTTATCACCGTATATGCATCCTCTGCCTTTGCTCAGAAAAACACCTGGAACGACAATATTGTAATTGCCCATCGTGGTGCGTGGAAGAAGAATAATTTACCGGAAAACTCTATTGCTGCATTAAAGCAAGCAATAAAATTAAAATGCTATGGTTCTGAATTTGATGTTCACATGACATCAGACAGCATACTTGTAGTTAATCATGATCCCGAATTCTTAGGTATTAAAATCGAAACATCAACTTATGATGAGCTTTTGCAAAAAAGCTTATCAAACGGTGAAAAGATCCCTACCCTTTCAAATTACCTGAAAGCCGGAATGAAACAAAAAAAGACCAAGCTTATCTTAGAAATAAAACCATCCGTTATCAGTCCAGAAAGAACTCTTGCTTTAACTGAAAAAGTGGTAGCGATGGTAACTAAATTAAAAGCAGATAAGTGGATTGAATATATTAGTTTCAGCTACGACGCCACCAAAAAAGTAGTGGAGTTAAAACCTCAGGCAAAGGTTTACTACTTAAAAGGTGATGTTTCCGCAGAACAGTTAGCAGCAGATAAATTGTACGGTGCCGACTATCATTTCTCTGTTTTCAAAAAAGGAGACTGGTTTGCTGACGCTAAAAAATACAAATTACACCTGAATGCATGGACGGTAAATAAAGAAGAAGATATGAACTGGTTGCTGGATAATAAAGTTGATTTTATTACCACCAATGAGCCGGAACTGCTTTTTGAGTTGATTGGAAAAAGGTAG